The window CCAGACCTTCTGCCCGTGGATGACGTAGTCGTCGCCGTCCCGGCGGGCGCGGGTGGACAGCGCGGCAAGGTCGGAGCCCGCGCCCGGCTCGGAGTACAACTGGCACCACAGGGCCTCGCCCGCGCGGATCGGCGGCAGCAGCCGGCGGCGCTGGTCCTCGGTGCCGAAGGCGATGAGCGTCGGGCCGACCATGCCGTCGCCGATCAGCCCGACCCGCGCCGGCGCGTCCGCCCGCGCGTACTCCTCGTGGAAGACGACCTGCTCGGCGACCGACAGCCCCCGGCCGCCGTACTCCTTCGGCCACGACAGACAGATCCAGCCAGCCGCGGCTAGCTGGCGCTCCCAGTCGAGGCGCAGCTCGAACGCCTCGTGCTCGCGGCCGGGTCCGCCGAGGCCGCGGGCCTTCGCGAACTCGCCGGTCAGCGCGTCGGCCAGCCACGCGCGCACCTCCTCGCGGAAGCCGGGCGCCTCCGCGCCCGCCGCGCCGGTCGGCCCTGACGTCTCGCTCGACACCACGTCCGACAGGTTAGCGCCCAGACCAAGCTAGCGCTTGGTTTGCCGTGGGCCCCGCGACAACGCGGTCACCGGCCCGAGGCACAGGGCACAAAACGCAAGGCACCAGGCACCAGGCACCGGCCGCTGGTGTCGCGCTAGCCGGCCGGGCGGACGCGGATGCCGTCGAAGACAGTGGTGAGGAACTGCTCGGCCAGCTCCGCCGGGCCGAGGGGCCCATCAGGGGAGTACCAGTGCACCGACACCCAGATCGCGTCGCGCAGGAAGCGGTGCGTGAGCCTGGGGTCGAGGTCGGCGCGCAGCTCACCGGCGGCGACGCCGTCGCGCAGCGCCGCGAGCCACAGCCGCTGGCTTTCCGCCTCGGAGGCGCGCAGGTAGGCGAACCGCGGCAGCGTCGCCAGGTAGCCACGCTCGTTCTGGAACACGGTGACGGCGGCGCGGTGCCGCGCGATCGTGACGAACGCGGCCCGCACCAGCGCGGCGATCGTGTCACTCGGGCCCGCCTGGTCGGCGGCTATCGCGGCGTGCCGGGCGTGCAGGTCGTCGAGGAAGCTCGACAGGAGCTCGTCGACGATCGACTCCTTGGAGTCGAAGTGGTGGTAGAGGCTGCCGGAGAGCATGCCGGCGGCGTCCGCGATCTCCCGGACCGTCGTCGCCCGGTAGCCCCGCTCCGCGAACAGGCCGGCGGCGATCTCGACGATCGCCGCGCGCCGCTCCGACTCGCCCCCCGCCGCCGCTCGCCCACTCCCGGCGGCGCGGCCGCCGGAACGTCCCCGGGTTCGACCACGCGTCGGTGAGGTGTCCACCTCCGCATTATCGCCCGTCAACCAAGCGCTTGGTCGGTTCGCTTCCTCACAGCCGCCCGAGCGCGGCGACACGCCGGGGATTCAGGTGGCTCGGCGCGTCAGGGGCGCACCTGCCCTCCCGTCACCGCATCCGGATACGTATGGTCGTGGGCGTGGTTCCCGATGCCGACGGATTCGCGGACGATACCGGTGACGACCGCCTGGGCGCTGGTGGCCTCCTCGACGAGGCCGTGACCGACGCCGACCTCTTCGGCGGTGACGTCCTGACAGACCAGACAGCGGGGGACACGGTCCTCACCGCCCGGATACGGCGGCGCTCGCCGGGCTCGTTGGAGGCGGAGATCCTCAACGTGCTGCACACCGCGCGCCGCGAGCTCTCCCCCGGCCAGGTGCGCGAGCGTCTTGCCAGCGGCGCCACGCTGTCCTACAGCGCCGTGGTCACGACACTGACCCGTCTGCACGGCAAGGGGGTCGTCACCCGCCGCCGGGCCGGCCGCGCCTTCCTCTACCTGGCGGAGTCCGACGCGGCGAGCCTGGTCGCCTGGCGCATGAACCGCCTGCTCGACGAGCAGGCCGACCACCGCCCGGCGCTCACCCACTTCCTCGCCGCGCTCTCCCCCGGCGACGAGGCGGTGATCCGCCAGCTGCTCGCCGAAAGCCCCGCCGACCCGGTCGAGCCGGCCACCGGCCACGCGCCGGGCGAGGACGAGCCGGACGGCGCCGCCGGGCGCGTCCCCCAGGACGGGCGGGGCGCTGGCGAGACGACAGGCCCGTGGGACGGGAGGCACGGCTCCGGCAACGGCCGCGCACCGGCCGGACGCTAGATGGTCGGCGAGCTGGTCCTCTGCGCGCTGGTCGCTCCGTTGCTCGGCACGTTCGTGATGCGCCTGCTGGCGGACCGGGTGGCCGCGGGCATCGCCGTCGTCGCCTTCACGGTCTCCGCCTGCCTGCTCGCGCTCGGGACGGCCCTGGTGCTGCTCGCGGGCGGCATCCACACGACGACGGCCCTGGTCAACACCGGTAAACGGGGATGGACCGCCGAGGCCTGGGCCGACGCAGGCCAGGACATGTGGCTGTCCGGGCCGTGCGCGCTCGTCGCCGTCCTGGCCGGCGTCTCGGCGGGGCGGGCGTGGCGCCGGCAGCGGACCGCCCTGCGGGCCGCCGGGGTCGAGGCGGCCGCGCTACCCGGCGAGGACGTCGTCGTGGTGGTCCCCGGCAAGCACCCGGACGCGTTCACGCTGCCCGGCTCACCCGGCCGGATCGTGGTCACCGAGTCCATGCGCGCGGCGCTGAGCCCGGACGAGCTCGGGGTGGTGCTCGCGCACGAGCGCGCCCACCTGCGCGGCCGCCACCATCGCTACGTCGACGCCACGAGGCTCGCCGCCGCCGGCCAGCCGCTGCTGCGCCCTGTCGCCCGGCTGGTCGAGTACGGCGTCGAGCGCTGGGCCGACGAGCGCGCCGCGGTCGAGGTCGGCGACCGGGTGCGGGTCGCCCGCGCGATCGGCACGGTCGCGCTGGTCACCGCCGCGACCGGCCCGCCCTCGTCCCCTGGCTCCGCCTCGACCGGCTCCCGCTGCCCGGCCGGTCACACGTCGCTGGGCGCCGCTCCCTCCGCGCTGCGCATCGCCACTCCCGACTGGCTGGCGGAGCCGGAGCCCTCCGCGGCCACCGTGTCCCGCCGCGCGCGGCGGGGCGATCCGGTCCGCCGCCCCCCGCGTGCCAGTCGCACCGGTCGGGCCCCCCGGCCGGGTCCGGTCCCGCGCCGGGTCCGCGCCCTGCTGCGCCCGCTGCCCGCCTCCAGCCACCTGATGCTGCTGACGATCCCGGCCTTCCTGTCGCTCGGCTCCTGCTTCTTCGCCGGCAACATCTGCTACGACCTCCACCTCCCCCTGGCCATGGCCCTCGAGCTCGAGGCCCAGTTCTAGGAGAGCCTCGGCGAAGGCGTGGCCGGCCGTGTCCGCGCCATGATCACGATTTCGGCCCTCGGGTGGTTGCGACTGCCACCGTTCCGCGACCAGCAGAGGGCAGGACCGGCGATCACGCCAACGGGCGGGGCTTGGCTGAGGCGAGGCTTGGCTGAACGGCGCTGGTCGGCGACGGCGCTAGTCGGCGACGGCGCGCTGCGCGGTGATGCTGGTGGGCGTGAGGCGGACGAGTAGCTCGCCGGGTACGCCGTTGCGGCGGCCGAACTCCTCTGCGCGGTCGGCGCCCATGTAGCGGCCGCCGATCGCGGTCGCCCAGCGACGGACCTCGGCCAGATCCTCCGACAGGGTCACGGTGCCGCTCACGATCACGAACGCGTACGGCGGCGTGTCGTCGTCGACGCACAGGCTCGCCCGGCCGTCCCTGCGCAGGTTGCGCCCCTTGACGGTGTCGGCGCCTGTGTTGAACAGGATGTCGTCGCCGTCGAGCACGAACCAGATCGGCGCGATGTGCGGCCGCCCGTCCGCCCGCACGGTGGCAAGCTTCCCCGTCCGTGTCCCCGCCGCCGCGAACTCCCGCCACTCCCCCGCACCCATCGCCACCATGCCCCCACCCTCGCACACGCCGCGGGAGGCCAGGGAGAACCTCCACCGGCCCCGGCCCAACGGCCCCGCCAGGCCGAGCCTGGCTGGCTGGCTGGCTGGCTGGCTACCGACGGTCGCGTCAGCGGTCGCGGCGGGCGGTGACACCCGGGGCGTAGGCGCGGACGAAGAGGCTGACATTCGAACGGATGGCCAGGTCCAGTTCGTCGGAGTCCTGAGCCGGTGGTGGGGAGATCGCGAACGTGCCGAGCTCCGTCATCGCCCACGAGACCCCGGTGACCAGGGTGACGAACTGGCCGGCCGCGCGGGCCGGGTCGTCGATGTCGAGGGCTCCGGCGTGGGCGAGACGGGCCAGGCTGCCGATGAGGGTGGGCCAGACGGGCGTCGCCGCCCGGGACCGCCACAGCGCCTGGAGGGCGGCATGGCGTGGCGCCTCCGTCTGAACGAGCAGGCGCAGCGACGCAGTGCCTGGGCTGGCATAGACGTCGTTGATGCGCCGGGCGAGGTCGACGAGGTACTTCTCGGCTTCGTCGGTGCCGTCCACCCGGTTGGGAAACGCGAGTGTCGCTTCGCGCAGGGCCTGCAGGTTCGCCGTGATCCGCTCATCCACGACCGCGAGGAAGAGCTTTTCCTTGTCGCCGAAGTGGTTGTACACGGTCTGGCGTGAGGCGGGAGTCGCCGTCGCGATGTCGTCGAGGCTGGTCGCGGCGTAGCCCTGGCGGGCGAAGACCTCGAACGCCGCCTTCATGATCGCCTCTCGTTTGGCCTGCGTGCCGCGGCCTGACGCCCCCGCGCCGACACCGCCTGCGTCGCCAGCCACGGGCACAGGCTACTCTCCTGGACCCAGGCGACTGAATCTCTGGACAACGATGTCCAATTTGATGGTCGTACTTGTCTCGCCGGGTTACGTACCCGGCTGCCAATCAAGGAGAGGTCGAGGAGAGGCTGTGTCCACACCCAGGGTTCCGCACACGGTGGTCATCGGAGCCGGGCCGGCCGGCCTGACCGCCGCGTACCAGCTGGTGGCACGTGACGCCGCCGTCACGGTCTTCGAGTCCGACGACGTGGTGGGCGGCATCAGCCGCACCGTCGAACGTGACGGCTGGCGGTTCGACATCGGCGGCCACCGGTTCTTCACCAAGGTCGCCGCCGTGGAGGCCCTGTGGCGGGAAATCCTGGCCGCCGACGACTTCCTGGTCCGGCCCCGGATGAGCCGGATTTACTACCAGGGCAAGCTCTATGACTACCCGCTGCGGGCACTCAACGCCCTGCGCAACCTCGGGCCGGGCCAGGCGGCGCTCGCCATCGGGTCCTACGCCCGGGCACGCGTCCGCCCGCCGAAGAACCAGGCAGACAACTATGAGGCCTGGCTGGTGGCGCGGTTCGGCTGGCGCCTCTACCGCAGGTTCTTCAAGACCTACACCGAGAAACTGTGGGGTATCCCGGTCAGCGAGATGCCGGCCGACTGGGCCGCGCAGCGGGTGAAGAACCTCTCGCTGTCCTCGGCCATCGTCAACGCCGTCCTGCCCAGGCGGAACCAGAAGGAGATCACCAGCCTCATCGAGGAGTTCCACTACCCCAAGTACGGTCCCGGCATGATGTGGGAGGAGGCCGCCCGCAAGGTCGAGAAGATGGGTGGCACGGTCACGATGAACACCTCGGTGACGGCCGTGCACCGCGCGGACGGCGGCGCCGTCGCCGTCACCGTGACCACGAGTGCCGGCGACCGGAGGCGGGTACCCGCCGACCACGTCATCTCGTCCACGCCGCTGTCGACGCTGGTGCTGGGCATGGACCCGCCAGCGCCTGCCCGCGTGGTCGAGGCGGCGCGTGACCTGCGCTACCGCGACTATCTGACGGTCGCGCTCGTGGTCCCGGCGGAGTTCAGCTTCCCTGACAACTGGATCTACATCCACGATCCCGGGGTCCGCGTCGGCAGGATCCAGAACTACGGATCGTGGTCCCCCTACCTGGTGAAGGAGGGGAGGACGTGCCTCGGCCTCGAGTTCTTCGTCTTCGAGGGCGACGACATGTGGACGAAGCCGGACGACGAACTGATCGCCCTCGGCACCCGGGAGCTCGAGACGCTGGGACTGGTCCGACGAGGGGTCGTGGAGAAGGGCTACGTCGTCCGGGTCCCCAAGGCATATCCGACCTACGACCAGTACTACCGAAACAACGTCGCGATCATGCGGAAGTGGCTGGCGGAGAACGTCCCGAACGTTCACCCCGTGGGCCGCAACGGCATGCACCGGTACAACAACGCGGACCACTCGATGCTCACCGCCATGCTGACGGTGGAGAACATCGTCGACGGCACCAGCCACGACGTCTGGACCGTCAACGTCGAGGAGGAATACCACGAGGAGAAGCGCCCGGCCGGCCGCGCGCGCCCGACGGGCACCGGCCGCGACGCCCCCATCATTCCTCGACGGTCGTGACGGCGGGCCCTGGCCGGATCAGCGGCGACCCACAGTAGGCCGGGCCCAGGCTGGTGGACACCAAGGGCGGCGCGGTTCTGGCTGGGCCAGGTCGAGTTGGATATGGGTGTGAAAAACGAGGTTCGCCGTATCACCGAGTCCGACGGCACGCGGCTGCGCGAGGTGCGGCTGGCCGCGCTCGCCGACGCGCCCGCGGCGTTCTGGCAGACGTTCGACGGCGAGGCCGCGCGACCACACGACGACTGGCACCGCCGGGCCGTCCGGGCCGCGACGGGGGACGGGCACGCGACGTTCCTGCTGGAGCGCGACGGCGAGCCGGCCGGGATGGTCGACGTCCACCGGCCGTCGATGGCCCCGGAGTTCCGCGAGTTCGCCGCGATGTGGGTCGCGCCGGCCGTGCGCGGCACCGGCGCGGCCGACCTCCTGATCGAGGGCGCGCTGGCCTGGGCGCGCTCGGTCGGCGCGATCGGGATCCGGCTGTGGGTGGAGGTCGCGAACCACGCGGCGCAGCGGGCGTACCGCCGGCACGGGTTCCAGCAGATCGGTGGTCCCGACCGTGACCACGCCGACCCGGCCGGGAAGTCCTACCTGCTGATGGCGCTCGCGCTGAACGCCGAGGCGGCGGCGTCGCCGACCTTCCTCGCCCGCGCGAGCGCCCCCTGGACCGACGAGTCCGCCTGAATCACCGCCGGCGCCGCCAGGGCCCGCGGTGTCGCACTTCATGATCTGGTGGGATTTTCGGAGCCATGGATATGCGTGTCTCAGGACATACAGTCATACGACTGTCCAGACCTGCGCTTGCTTGACGCTTGCTAGAGCAAGCGCCGCTCGGGTCGATCCGTTGGCGATCTTAGTGCGTGCTGCTGTCGGCGGGGCGTGACAGTCGCTGTAGGCGGGGCGTGGTGGAGGCATCCAGGTGGGTCCAGAGAGGCAGTTTGAGGGCTGCGGCCCATGTCCCCCGCTACCTGCTACAGAATGCGGTGTGTGGTGGTCGGTGGGGGTGCGGGGTGTAGCGGCGGGTGTAGCGCTGTCGCGACCCCGCCGCATGTCGCTCCACGTCGGCGCGTTCGCGTCGCGGACTGGACCAGCGTAGCGGCCGCTGTTGCATTCGGTTCGCTTTAATAGCCGGAGCACTTGCGCCACAGCGGAGGTCTTCGACGGCCGGAGCGATCGCATGCCGATACCGCGAAGCATAGAATGACACTCCGAGGCGGTCTGAGCGAAATTCTGACGCGAACCCGGCCCTGAAGGGGTCGAGAAATAGGCCAACGCCGTACAGCCCTCCGCCCGCAGCCACCAACCGAACAACCCTCCAACTCACCCAGCAAGACTAATTACCGAAAAGCATTGTCATCGAGAATCGCCTATAGCGAGGGAAAGGTTAAACCTAGTGGCCATACGGCCGGGGAAAAGGAACGGAATAATTCTGAAACTCGAAGTGGAGCGTACGCTCATCGAGGCAGGTCTTCTCATGGCGCCGCCGCTCCAGATGGCTCTCTGCTCTGGGTTCTATATCGAGCCGTCCGATCTCCGGCCGCTGGAGGAGATCCCGGACCCGAGTATCGCCGTAACGTGGCTGGTTCACCCAAATCTGCGAGAGAAATATCCCACGGCATGGCCAGAAGCGCGCGAGATGCAGAGCGCGCGAGATACTATGCTCGTCGCCATAAAAAGTATTTTGGAGTTTGCGGGCTTCGAGGTTGAGGTGGACGACAATGAAATGCCCGACTTTCTCTTTGTGAGCTATCCGTGATGGATGCCATCCGGGCGTGATGGAGCGATCGAATCGGCACGTGACTGCCACCGGGTCGGGCGCCCTGGGTGCGGCGCTTTCGCTGACGCTAGTCCTCCCCCCTTGGGCGCCGCATCGCTTCGTAAACAGCTTTTAGATCGCTGGCCCTGGAAAAACGCTCCTCCTGCATGGCGTCCGCTACTTCCAATATTCGCCAGAAATGCGAAGGCACGATCTTTCCTGATTCGACTGCTCCCATTGCCGCGTGGAGCGCCTCATCACTTTTTCCCATGTAGGTAAGCGTCAGTGCAAGGTCGATGCTTGCCATCGCGGCCCGCCGTGGCCAACGAGCGGGAGCGGACATCGGGGCGCCAATCTTGGTGATCACTTCGCGGGCGAAGTCCTCGGCGGCCGAGTCACGTATCCATGTCAGTGTCGTGGCCGTGTAGGAAACGGCTTTCGCAGGATCGTACCGATAGTGATGTTCCGGGCGGGTAGGATCACTGAGCGATGATGCCATCTTCTGAACGCGGCCGATCGCCCTGTACGTATCGCCGCGTGATCCCAGGCGTGCCCATCCTCGGCCTTCCTGTGCTGCCGCTTGTATCATGATCGAACTTCCGTGTGGAGCGAAACTTTGCGCTGCGCGTGACAGGTCGACGGCCATGCGGAAGTCGCCGGAGGTCAGCGCCTGCCACGCTCGCGTTTCATAGCACCATGCGATGATCTCGGGGTTCTCTGCCTGCTCCGCAAGGCTCATCGCGGTGGCCAGATAGGTGGACGCGGCACGGTCGCGTTTCAGGTCGATAAGAACCGTCGCGCCCAACAGCGACAGCCAGCCCCCGACCAGCAGAAGCCGACGGTGCTCATGAAGCGTTTTCCGAGCATCCAGCAGTTTCCCGACGTTGCTTAACGACTGGTTGATCTCCAGCAGGATCCGGCTGGGGTGCT of the Pseudofrankia saprophytica genome contains:
- a CDS encoding TetR/AcrR family transcriptional regulator encodes the protein MDTSPTRGRTRGRSGGRAAGSGRAAAGGESERRAAIVEIAAGLFAERGYRATTVREIADAAGMLSGSLYHHFDSKESIVDELLSSFLDDLHARHAAIAADQAGPSDTIAALVRAAFVTIARHRAAVTVFQNERGYLATLPRFAYLRASEAESQRLWLAALRDGVAAGELRADLDPRLTHRFLRDAIWVSVHWYSPDGPLGPAELAEQFLTTVFDGIRVRPAG
- a CDS encoding BlaI/MecI/CopY family transcriptional regulator, with amino-acid sequence MVPDADGFADDTGDDRLGAGGLLDEAVTDADLFGGDVLTDQTAGDTVLTARIRRRSPGSLEAEILNVLHTARRELSPGQVRERLASGATLSYSAVVTTLTRLHGKGVVTRRRAGRAFLYLAESDAASLVAWRMNRLLDEQADHRPALTHFLAALSPGDEAVIRQLLAESPADPVEPATGHAPGEDEPDGAAGRVPQDGRGAGETTGPWDGRHGSGNGRAPAGR
- a CDS encoding M56 family metallopeptidase, yielding MVGELVLCALVAPLLGTFVMRLLADRVAAGIAVVAFTVSACLLALGTALVLLAGGIHTTTALVNTGKRGWTAEAWADAGQDMWLSGPCALVAVLAGVSAGRAWRRQRTALRAAGVEAAALPGEDVVVVVPGKHPDAFTLPGSPGRIVVTESMRAALSPDELGVVLAHERAHLRGRHHRYVDATRLAAAGQPLLRPVARLVEYGVERWADERAAVEVGDRVRVARAIGTVALVTAATGPPSSPGSASTGSRCPAGHTSLGAAPSALRIATPDWLAEPEPSAATVSRRARRGDPVRRPPRASRTGRAPRPGPVPRRVRALLRPLPASSHLMLLTIPAFLSLGSCFFAGNICYDLHLPLAMALELEAQF
- a CDS encoding PPOX class F420-dependent oxidoreductase; translated protein: MVAMGAGEWREFAAAGTRTGKLATVRADGRPHIAPIWFVLDGDDILFNTGADTVKGRNLRRDGRASLCVDDDTPPYAFVIVSGTVTLSEDLAEVRRWATAIGGRYMGADRAEEFGRRNGVPGELLVRLTPTSITAQRAVAD
- a CDS encoding TetR/AcrR family transcriptional regulator yields the protein MAGDAGGVGAGASGRGTQAKREAIMKAAFEVFARQGYAATSLDDIATATPASRQTVYNHFGDKEKLFLAVVDERITANLQALREATLAFPNRVDGTDEAEKYLVDLARRINDVYASPGTASLRLLVQTEAPRHAALQALWRSRAATPVWPTLIGSLARLAHAGALDIDDPARAAGQFVTLVTGVSWAMTELGTFAISPPPAQDSDELDLAIRSNVSLFVRAYAPGVTARRDR
- a CDS encoding NAD(P)/FAD-dependent oxidoreductase is translated as MSTPRVPHTVVIGAGPAGLTAAYQLVARDAAVTVFESDDVVGGISRTVERDGWRFDIGGHRFFTKVAAVEALWREILAADDFLVRPRMSRIYYQGKLYDYPLRALNALRNLGPGQAALAIGSYARARVRPPKNQADNYEAWLVARFGWRLYRRFFKTYTEKLWGIPVSEMPADWAAQRVKNLSLSSAIVNAVLPRRNQKEITSLIEEFHYPKYGPGMMWEEAARKVEKMGGTVTMNTSVTAVHRADGGAVAVTVTTSAGDRRRVPADHVISSTPLSTLVLGMDPPAPARVVEAARDLRYRDYLTVALVVPAEFSFPDNWIYIHDPGVRVGRIQNYGSWSPYLVKEGRTCLGLEFFVFEGDDMWTKPDDELIALGTRELETLGLVRRGVVEKGYVVRVPKAYPTYDQYYRNNVAIMRKWLAENVPNVHPVGRNGMHRYNNADHSMLTAMLTVENIVDGTSHDVWTVNVEEEYHEEKRPAGRARPTGTGRDAPIIPRRS
- a CDS encoding GNAT family N-acetyltransferase, yielding MGVKNEVRRITESDGTRLREVRLAALADAPAAFWQTFDGEAARPHDDWHRRAVRAATGDGHATFLLERDGEPAGMVDVHRPSMAPEFREFAAMWVAPAVRGTGAADLLIEGALAWARSVGAIGIRLWVEVANHAAQRAYRRHGFQQIGGPDRDHADPAGKSYLLMALALNAEAAASPTFLARASAPWTDESA
- a CDS encoding helix-turn-helix domain-containing protein, whose product is MPTPQKRPALAARRKAMGYSQEGLAESVGVDRSTVARWEQGRTEPYPEHRSGLAKALGVDYHELDRLISAAPPTRHTSDVFSIAVASAQEDSDEAGELARRVAASDVGDATLTYLESGFDDLACRYQFEHPSRILLEINQSLSNVGKLLDARKTLHEHRRLLLVGGWLSLLGATVLIDLKRDRAASTYLATAMSLAEQAENPEIIAWCYETRAWQALTSGDFRMAVDLSRAAQSFAPHGSSIMIQAAAQEGRGWARLGSRGDTYRAIGRVQKMASSLSDPTRPEHHYRYDPAKAVSYTATTLTWIRDSAAEDFAREVITKIGAPMSAPARWPRRAAMASIDLALTLTYMGKSDEALHAAMGAVESGKIVPSHFWRILEVADAMQEERFSRASDLKAVYEAMRRPRGED